One part of the Hyalangium gracile genome encodes these proteins:
- a CDS encoding tetratricopeptide repeat protein, giving the protein MTIARTFAAAALAFTTACAKAPQVKPSPVTEVAPRPSPTQVAAQPSSPAASPSAAPSSGANESGTHQLFVSALASFDAGDYDAARKGFEEVVAKAPQSLNAQFNLGLIAERQGRLADAQAAYEKVLSVDANHQPSLLNLGRLYRLQDQFESAINLYEKALKTPGREHDVALLNNLTVAYRLAGKFEQAEATARRVLARSKDNPEAYKNLALIYYDQGQYRLAEVVSANARKLAESDPGVYNNLGMIYLKLNDRSRALAQFQKAVSLDQKFAPGHLNIGAMALAYRDYLGAERSFAKAVELDPTSYEGHLYYAYALDGQKGRDPKKGLAAGEAFEKVLTLRPEQPDAVCGAGWAYAADRGGWDKALGFLERCKGLQSTSDQDKQMIEAKLQGIAAMKKSGAQQPADEERKEATPAQGGDGSLLDKVSEDAARQEGTPPEEVAPAGDAASSEAPAGNDAPSSTPAPSPVP; this is encoded by the coding sequence ATGACGATCGCCCGCACGTTCGCCGCCGCCGCGCTCGCCTTCACGACCGCGTGCGCCAAGGCTCCCCAGGTCAAGCCGTCACCTGTCACCGAGGTGGCGCCCAGGCCGTCGCCGACGCAGGTGGCTGCTCAGCCCTCCTCGCCCGCGGCGTCGCCCTCGGCGGCTCCGTCGTCCGGGGCCAACGAGTCCGGGACGCACCAGCTGTTCGTGTCGGCGCTCGCGTCGTTCGACGCGGGGGACTACGACGCCGCGCGCAAGGGCTTCGAGGAGGTGGTGGCCAAGGCCCCGCAGAGCCTCAACGCCCAGTTCAACCTGGGGCTCATCGCCGAGCGCCAGGGCCGGCTCGCGGATGCCCAGGCGGCCTACGAGAAGGTCCTCTCGGTGGACGCCAACCACCAGCCCTCGCTGCTGAACCTGGGCCGGCTGTACCGGCTGCAGGACCAGTTCGAGTCCGCCATCAACCTGTACGAGAAGGCGCTGAAGACGCCGGGCCGCGAGCATGACGTGGCGCTGCTCAACAACCTCACGGTGGCCTACCGGCTGGCCGGGAAGTTCGAGCAGGCCGAGGCCACCGCCCGGCGCGTGCTGGCGCGCAGCAAGGACAACCCCGAGGCCTACAAGAACCTGGCCCTCATCTACTACGACCAGGGGCAGTACCGGCTGGCGGAGGTGGTGAGCGCCAACGCGCGCAAGCTCGCGGAGAGCGATCCGGGCGTCTACAACAACCTGGGGATGATCTACCTGAAGCTGAACGATCGCTCCCGCGCGCTGGCCCAGTTCCAGAAGGCCGTGTCGCTCGATCAGAAGTTCGCTCCGGGCCACCTGAACATCGGCGCCATGGCGCTGGCCTACCGGGACTACCTGGGCGCGGAGCGCTCCTTCGCCAAGGCGGTGGAGCTCGATCCCACCTCCTACGAGGGCCACCTCTATTACGCCTACGCGCTCGACGGGCAGAAGGGGCGCGACCCGAAGAAGGGGCTCGCGGCGGGCGAGGCCTTCGAGAAGGTGCTCACCCTGCGCCCCGAGCAGCCGGATGCCGTCTGCGGCGCCGGCTGGGCCTACGCGGCGGACCGGGGCGGCTGGGACAAGGCGCTCGGCTTCCTCGAGCGCTGCAAGGGGCTGCAGAGCACCTCCGATCAGGACAAGCAGATGATCGAGGCGAAGCTGCAGGGCATCGCGGCCATGAAGAAGAGCGGCGCGCAGCAGCCCGCCGACGAGGAGAGGAAGGAAGCCACCCCGGCCCAGGGCGGCGACGGTTCGCTGCTCGACAAGGTGTCCGAGGATGCGGCGCGCCAGGAGGGCACTCCTCCCGAGGAGGTGGCGCCCGCGGGTGATGCGGCCTCCAGCGAGGCTCCGGCGGGCAATGACGCTCCGAGCAGCACGCCTGCTCCCTCTCCTGTCCCGTGA
- a CDS encoding TonB family protein: MAAAKNNGLRLRITGPDGSTMETIADAESIIVGSGAQAAVKIPDPSVSNLHLMLKVDKDGGVTAIDLGSESGTQVGGQRLMVPKPLASGDVLTVGASRVEVLFGEAEPPAPKVPVGAQVSGRAFQGSVTQRTPAPPARHAAPEVVVPPSSRTLTPPGLRMKGAATTPVPLPTKKPETPAHLQEPLPPDAVPTPEAKVLQVAMLWGDQILEVQHFRDGVPVTIGEAKKNFFHVFTSEVGARHVLAVAQGDKVELRVPAGGGVFVTTRGDVRTKSALRASGQLAPSVASQGQVLSLGLHDRAEVSLGTISFVVRYVRPSPTVQVNTLNEADFTYFKIACITVMAAAAVVAAMLLTPRSELPTPDDILRDQERVAKFLIKPEQKVEVKKLKLAGVEEGAKAKDEEGKFGKEEAKKAEADPSKPGTPVVDKTKREKDRQVVGKVGLLGAFKGLKGGASDVFGPGGLGTGINNSLGGLKSGAGLGDAQGVGGLGSRGNGTGGGGTALGIGGLGTKGDGRGTGGRGGIDLGGKGKATTKIIPGKTTVVGGLDKEVIAKIIRQHQNEIKYCYESELNKNPSLAGKVAVAFTIDPAGAVADASVTETTLNNSTAENCMLSRIRRWKFPEPKGGGVVAVTYPWLFSPAGTEE, translated from the coding sequence ATGGCGGCGGCGAAGAACAACGGATTGAGGTTGCGCATCACGGGGCCGGACGGGTCCACGATGGAGACCATCGCGGACGCGGAGAGCATCATCGTCGGCTCGGGTGCACAGGCGGCGGTGAAGATTCCGGACCCTAGCGTCTCCAACCTCCACCTGATGTTGAAGGTGGACAAGGACGGCGGGGTGACGGCGATTGATCTCGGCAGCGAGTCCGGGACGCAGGTGGGCGGGCAGCGGCTGATGGTGCCCAAGCCCCTGGCGTCCGGAGACGTGCTGACGGTGGGCGCATCCCGGGTGGAGGTGCTCTTCGGAGAGGCGGAGCCGCCGGCGCCCAAGGTGCCGGTGGGCGCGCAGGTGAGCGGCAGGGCCTTCCAGGGCTCGGTGACGCAGCGCACGCCGGCGCCTCCGGCCAGGCACGCGGCGCCCGAGGTAGTGGTGCCGCCGTCGAGCCGGACGCTGACGCCTCCGGGGCTGCGGATGAAGGGGGCGGCGACGACGCCGGTGCCCCTGCCGACGAAGAAGCCGGAGACGCCGGCCCACCTGCAGGAGCCGCTGCCGCCGGACGCCGTGCCGACGCCCGAGGCCAAGGTGCTCCAGGTGGCGATGCTCTGGGGCGACCAGATCCTCGAGGTGCAGCACTTCCGGGACGGGGTGCCTGTCACCATCGGCGAGGCCAAGAAGAACTTCTTCCACGTCTTCACGTCCGAGGTGGGCGCGCGCCACGTGCTCGCGGTGGCCCAGGGCGACAAGGTGGAGCTGCGCGTGCCCGCGGGTGGCGGCGTCTTCGTCACCACTCGGGGCGATGTGCGGACCAAGAGCGCGCTGCGCGCTTCCGGCCAGCTGGCGCCGTCGGTGGCGAGCCAGGGCCAGGTCCTCTCGCTGGGCCTGCACGACCGGGCGGAGGTGTCGCTCGGGACGATCTCCTTCGTGGTGCGGTACGTGAGGCCGTCGCCAACGGTCCAGGTGAACACGCTGAACGAGGCGGACTTCACCTACTTCAAGATCGCCTGCATCACGGTGATGGCGGCCGCGGCGGTGGTGGCGGCCATGCTGCTGACGCCGCGCTCGGAGCTGCCCACGCCGGATGACATCCTCCGGGACCAGGAGCGCGTGGCGAAGTTCCTCATCAAGCCCGAGCAGAAGGTCGAGGTGAAGAAGCTGAAGCTGGCCGGGGTGGAGGAGGGCGCCAAGGCCAAGGACGAGGAGGGCAAGTTCGGCAAGGAGGAGGCGAAGAAGGCCGAGGCGGATCCCTCGAAGCCGGGCACTCCGGTGGTGGACAAGACCAAGCGCGAGAAGGACCGCCAGGTGGTGGGCAAGGTGGGTCTGCTGGGCGCCTTCAAGGGCCTGAAGGGCGGCGCCTCGGATGTGTTCGGGCCGGGCGGCCTGGGCACCGGCATCAACAACTCGCTCGGTGGCCTGAAGTCGGGCGCGGGGCTGGGGGATGCGCAGGGCGTGGGTGGCCTGGGCTCTCGCGGCAACGGCACGGGCGGTGGTGGCACGGCGCTGGGCATCGGCGGCCTGGGCACCAAGGGTGACGGTCGCGGCACCGGTGGCCGCGGCGGCATCGACCTGGGTGGCAAGGGCAAGGCGACCACGAAGATCATCCCTGGCAAGACGACGGTGGTCGGCGGTCTCGACAAGGAAGTGATCGCCAAGATCATCCGGCAGCACCAGAACGAGATCAAATACTGCTACGAGTCCGAGCTGAACAAGAACCCGAGCCTGGCGGGCAAGGTGGCGGTGGCCTTCACCATCGACCCGGCGGGCGCGGTGGCGGACGCCTCGGTGACGGAGACGACGCTGAACAACTCCACGGCGGAGAACTGCATGCTGTCGCGCATCCGCCGCTGGAAGTTCCCGGAGCCCAAGGGCGGCGGCGTGGTGGCGGTCACCTACCCGTGGCTCTTCTCGCCCGCGGGTACCGAGGAGTAG
- the cglE gene encoding adventurous gliding motility protein CglE, protein MFLGGPASGGTVRKFLLVAALALSTSALAGPPPEGVEFKPRRGFFTETDIGMFFTLGGENTYSNAQSYLQLGVGYDLTETISLGLHFGLGSSAANCFAGYLPDSDICALSDNFTVAFGDMTAAYHVRMTDRLYLTPKIAAGYTRLDPAPVDVDGDPGRSINALNAGVGIGIEYGTMMDHFSVGADFLARYIIGPNIPTFALFPRVKYTF, encoded by the coding sequence ATGTTCCTGGGAGGGCCTGCGTCGGGAGGTACTGTGAGGAAGTTCCTGCTGGTCGCCGCGCTTGCGCTGTCCACCTCTGCCCTGGCGGGTCCGCCGCCCGAGGGCGTGGAGTTCAAGCCTCGTCGCGGCTTCTTCACCGAGACGGACATCGGGATGTTCTTCACGCTCGGCGGGGAGAACACGTACTCGAACGCGCAGTCGTACCTGCAGCTCGGCGTGGGGTATGACCTGACGGAGACGATCTCGCTCGGGCTGCACTTCGGGCTGGGCTCGTCCGCGGCGAACTGCTTCGCGGGCTACCTGCCGGACTCGGACATCTGCGCCCTGTCGGACAACTTCACGGTGGCCTTCGGCGACATGACGGCCGCGTACCACGTGCGGATGACCGACCGGCTCTACCTGACGCCGAAGATCGCGGCGGGGTACACGCGGCTGGATCCGGCGCCGGTGGACGTGGACGGGGATCCGGGCCGCTCCATCAACGCGCTGAACGCGGGCGTGGGCATCGGCATCGAGTACGGGACGATGATGGACCACTTCTCGGTGGGCGCGGACTTCCTGGCCCGCTACATCATCGGTCCGAACATCCCCACGTTCGCGCTGTTCCCTCGCGTGAAGTACACGTTCTGA
- a CDS encoding C39 family peptidase, protein MQPIRDVSQRNACLADDPEGAASRTTTAYVVQKGDTLSKIAAGLQRQGLVGSTAELVRRILTLNPQIKDPNRIEKGDTLQLPAVPAQAPQRQAESKHNRLEGYFVRFPMTPAYLPPLLAEKSGPSFSAGLAAMTGKAPAPAPAASFLRTDGKPFPTSQDGTPRYKQRDMDAGGNWGDRYLGDKAAEPKRIADKGCALTSVAMALSKLSGETITPGVLDAFLDTHDGYVGNSLKWATAGQATQSPISVTKTTTWNLDAIDKELDAGRPVVLAVDYKVGSSGGNVGTDHWVCLTRRGTDGVYFANDPATGAEIRFQKQSDGQLQQINESGGSPPKPYRSSGEFATFSKAVQS, encoded by the coding sequence ATGCAACCGATTCGTGATGTCTCGCAGCGCAACGCCTGCCTCGCCGATGACCCGGAGGGAGCGGCGTCGCGGACCACCACCGCGTATGTCGTCCAGAAGGGCGACACGCTCTCGAAGATCGCCGCGGGTCTTCAGCGGCAGGGCCTGGTGGGAAGCACCGCGGAGCTCGTCCGCCGGATCCTCACCCTCAATCCCCAGATCAAGGATCCGAACCGGATCGAGAAGGGCGACACGCTGCAGTTGCCCGCGGTCCCCGCGCAGGCGCCTCAGCGGCAGGCGGAGTCGAAGCACAACCGCCTCGAGGGCTACTTCGTCCGCTTCCCGATGACGCCGGCCTACCTGCCGCCGCTCCTGGCGGAGAAGAGCGGGCCGAGCTTCTCGGCGGGCCTGGCGGCGATGACGGGCAAGGCGCCGGCCCCGGCTCCAGCGGCTTCCTTCCTGCGCACCGACGGCAAGCCGTTCCCGACCTCCCAGGATGGGACCCCGCGGTACAAGCAGCGCGACATGGATGCGGGCGGCAATTGGGGGGACCGGTACCTGGGAGACAAGGCTGCGGAACCCAAGCGCATCGCGGACAAGGGCTGCGCGTTGACGTCCGTGGCGATGGCTCTCAGCAAGCTCTCGGGAGAGACGATCACCCCGGGAGTGCTGGATGCCTTCCTCGACACGCATGACGGCTACGTTGGCAACAGCCTCAAGTGGGCGACGGCGGGGCAGGCGACGCAGTCGCCCATCTCGGTGACGAAGACGACCACCTGGAACCTGGACGCCATCGACAAGGAGCTGGATGCGGGGCGTCCCGTGGTGCTGGCGGTGGACTACAAGGTGGGCAGCAGCGGTGGCAATGTCGGCACGGACCACTGGGTGTGCCTCACGCGCCGGGGCACGGACGGGGTCTACTTCGCCAACGATCCGGCCACGGGCGCGGAGATCCGGTTCCAGAAGCAGTCCGATGGGCAGTTGCAGCAGATCAATGAGAGCGGAGGCTCCCCGCCGAAGCCGTACCGCAGCTCGGGCGAGTTCGCCACCTTCAGCAAGGCGGTGCAGTCATGA
- a CDS encoding monooxygenase, whose product MHRMLGMSTSLIAVLLTACGEAVEPPAPPPAPPTYHRDIAPLVQEKCGSCHSEGGIAPFALGTYEEVFALRGAIKGAVKARMMPPWMPGKDCTEYLQDRSLSDEQIALISRWVDEGGAEGDPAEAPAGVSVQSGGLSRADLTLAMPTEYSPTQTPDEYRCFILDWPETAVRYVSGFRGNPGQPSIVHHVIAFLAKPDEVAAFQALDAADPNPGYSCYGGPGRPGNTVSWLGSWVPGSGGADYPAGTGIRVDPGSKIVLQVHYNLSGANAAADRTSVSVRLESSVQKVAIMQPWANPNWIEGDNMPIPAGRADVRHRFSFDLVPVLSQLTRGVFRSNEPITVYASALHMHTLGTWGRMEIERRTGGNDCMLHIPRWDFHWQGSYQFTQPKVVKAGDRIAIECHWDNSLPIAQDVRWGEGTNDEMCLGTFYMTQ is encoded by the coding sequence ATGCACCGAATGCTGGGGATGAGCACGAGCCTGATCGCGGTCCTGCTGACCGCGTGTGGAGAGGCGGTGGAGCCCCCTGCGCCGCCTCCCGCTCCTCCCACGTACCACCGGGACATCGCGCCGCTGGTCCAGGAGAAGTGCGGGAGCTGCCACTCCGAGGGAGGGATCGCGCCGTTCGCGCTCGGGACATACGAGGAGGTCTTCGCGCTGCGCGGAGCCATCAAGGGGGCCGTGAAGGCACGCATGATGCCGCCGTGGATGCCGGGCAAGGACTGCACGGAGTACCTGCAGGATCGCTCGCTCTCGGACGAGCAGATCGCGCTGATCTCGCGCTGGGTGGATGAGGGTGGAGCGGAGGGAGACCCCGCGGAGGCCCCTGCTGGAGTGTCAGTGCAATCGGGAGGGCTCTCCCGCGCGGATCTGACGCTGGCGATGCCCACGGAGTACTCACCAACGCAGACGCCGGATGAGTACCGCTGCTTCATCCTCGACTGGCCGGAGACGGCGGTGCGCTACGTCAGCGGGTTTCGCGGCAACCCGGGGCAGCCCTCGATCGTTCACCACGTGATCGCGTTCCTGGCGAAGCCCGACGAGGTGGCCGCCTTCCAGGCGTTGGACGCGGCGGACCCGAACCCGGGGTACAGCTGCTACGGAGGCCCAGGCCGGCCGGGAAACACGGTGTCGTGGCTCGGCAGCTGGGTGCCGGGCAGCGGCGGCGCGGACTACCCCGCCGGCACCGGCATTCGAGTGGATCCCGGCTCCAAGATCGTCCTGCAGGTCCACTACAACCTGAGTGGGGCGAACGCGGCGGCCGATCGGACCTCGGTCTCGGTGCGGCTGGAGTCCTCGGTGCAGAAGGTGGCCATCATGCAGCCCTGGGCCAACCCGAACTGGATCGAGGGGGACAACATGCCCATCCCCGCGGGGCGGGCGGATGTGCGGCACCGCTTCTCGTTCGATCTGGTGCCTGTGCTCTCGCAGCTGACGCGAGGGGTGTTTCGCAGCAACGAGCCCATCACCGTGTACGCGTCCGCGTTGCACATGCACACGCTGGGGACGTGGGGCCGGATGGAGATCGAGCGAAGGACCGGGGGCAACGATTGCATGCTCCACATCCCGCGCTGGGACTTCCACTGGCAGGGCAGCTACCAGTTCACCCAGCCCAAGGTGGTGAAGGCGGGGGACCGCATCGCCATCGAGTGCCACTGGGACAACAGCCTGCCCATTGCGCAGGATGTACGGTGGGGTGAGGGAACCAACGATGAAATGTGCCTGGGAACCTTCTACATGACCCAATAG
- a CDS encoding ammonium transporter, with amino-acid sequence MKKWLAMAVLAGVGVLGLVVEPAAQVKQGGPINAADTAWILTATALVLLMTPGLSFFYGGMVRLKNVLSTLMQSFMAMAVISLLWVVVGFSLCFGDSFHGLIGDPRTFFMFSGVGGETHPDLAPTIPLLLFALFQLKFAIITPALITGAFAERVRFKAYVLFMVLFSLVIYAPLAHWTWHPEGFLRKWGVLDFAGGTVVHMSAGFAALAGALVLGRRQVHLENASHTPANLPFVLLGTGMLWFGWFGFNAGSALSASSLATLAFATTNTASAAAMLGWLAFDWLRGRKPSAMGACVGAVVGLVAVTPAAGFITVGQSIMVGLVASLVSNAAAHFKSRTAVDDTLDVFPCHGLGGVVGMVLTGVLAKDVGLIHGETRTFLMHLLGLVIVSVFSFVGSYLLYKLVDRIVPLRVTKEHEELGLDLSQHGETVGETAVAPAAKEAPRAESASSTGSQSSVPLPA; translated from the coding sequence ATGAAGAAGTGGTTGGCGATGGCTGTCCTGGCAGGCGTGGGAGTGTTGGGCCTGGTCGTGGAGCCGGCGGCCCAGGTGAAGCAGGGTGGCCCCATCAACGCCGCGGACACGGCGTGGATCCTCACCGCGACGGCGCTGGTGCTGCTGATGACGCCGGGCCTGTCGTTCTTCTACGGCGGCATGGTGCGGCTGAAGAACGTGCTGTCCACGCTGATGCAGAGCTTCATGGCCATGGCGGTCATCAGCCTGCTCTGGGTGGTGGTGGGCTTCAGCCTCTGCTTCGGAGACAGCTTCCACGGGCTCATCGGAGATCCGCGAACCTTCTTCATGTTCAGCGGCGTTGGGGGCGAGACGCATCCGGATCTGGCGCCCACCATCCCGCTGCTGCTCTTCGCGCTGTTCCAGCTGAAGTTCGCCATCATCACACCCGCGCTGATCACGGGCGCGTTCGCCGAGCGCGTGCGCTTCAAGGCCTACGTGCTGTTCATGGTGCTCTTCAGCCTGGTCATCTACGCGCCGCTTGCCCACTGGACGTGGCACCCGGAGGGGTTCCTGCGCAAGTGGGGCGTGCTCGACTTCGCGGGCGGCACGGTGGTGCACATGTCCGCGGGCTTCGCGGCGCTGGCGGGTGCGCTGGTGCTCGGGCGCCGGCAGGTGCACCTGGAGAACGCCTCGCATACGCCCGCCAACCTGCCGTTCGTGCTGCTCGGGACGGGCATGCTGTGGTTCGGGTGGTTCGGCTTCAACGCGGGCTCGGCGCTGTCGGCCTCGTCGCTGGCGACGCTGGCGTTCGCGACCACCAACACGGCCTCCGCCGCCGCCATGCTGGGGTGGCTCGCCTTTGACTGGCTGCGCGGCCGCAAGCCGAGCGCCATGGGGGCCTGCGTGGGCGCGGTGGTGGGCCTGGTGGCGGTGACTCCGGCGGCCGGCTTCATCACGGTGGGCCAGAGCATCATGGTGGGTCTGGTGGCGAGCCTGGTCAGCAACGCCGCCGCGCACTTCAAGAGCCGCACCGCGGTGGACGACACGCTGGACGTGTTCCCCTGCCACGGGCTGGGCGGTGTGGTGGGCATGGTGCTCACGGGCGTGCTGGCCAAGGATGTGGGGCTGATCCACGGCGAGACGCGCACCTTCCTCATGCACCTGCTGGGGCTGGTGATCGTCTCCGTGTTCTCCTTCGTCGGCTCGTACCTGCTCTACAAGCTGGTGGACCGCATCGTCCCGCTGCGCGTGACGAAGGAGCACGAGGAACTGGGGCTCGACCTGAGCCAGCACGGCGAGACGGTGGGGGAGACGGCCGTCGCGCCCGCGGCGAAGGAGGCTCCGCGCGCCGAATCCGCTTCCAGCACCGGCTCCCAGTCGTCGGTCCCGCTCCCGGCGTAA
- a CDS encoding Uma2 family endonuclease, translated as MSDQPPRSGAAYEDLEKLPPNVIGELVGGELYVSPRPASRHALATTVLADELVGPFGRGKGGPGGWLLLFEPELHLGQDVLVPDLAGWRRERMPEMPDTVGFTLPPDWACEVLSPSTTVLDRGRKMGVYAREGVKHLWLVDPAARMLEVYRLEGGRWLLLGTHVGQVEVRAEPFEALALELGALWAR; from the coding sequence ATGAGCGACCAGCCTCCTCGGAGTGGAGCGGCATACGAGGATCTGGAGAAGCTTCCACCCAACGTCATAGGTGAGTTGGTGGGTGGCGAGCTGTACGTCAGCCCGAGGCCTGCCTCACGGCACGCCTTGGCCACGACAGTCCTGGCAGACGAGCTGGTCGGGCCGTTCGGGCGAGGCAAAGGAGGCCCGGGAGGCTGGCTGCTCCTGTTCGAGCCCGAGCTGCACCTGGGGCAGGACGTGCTGGTTCCGGATCTGGCGGGGTGGCGCCGTGAGCGGATGCCCGAGATGCCGGACACCGTGGGCTTTACGCTTCCGCCCGACTGGGCCTGCGAGGTGCTCTCTCCCTCCACGACGGTGCTGGACCGGGGACGGAAGATGGGCGTCTACGCTCGCGAGGGCGTGAAGCACCTGTGGCTGGTGGACCCCGCGGCTCGGATGCTGGAGGTCTACCGGCTTGAGGGCGGGCGGTGGCTGCTGTTGGGCACGCACGTAGGGCAGGTGGAGGTACGTGCCGAGCCCTTCGAGGCACTCGCGTTGGAGCTGGGCGCTCTCTGGGCTCGCTGA
- the typA gene encoding translational GTPase TypA: MIARENIRNVAIVAHVDHGKTTLVDHMLRQAGIFRTNEAVVERVMDSNDLEREKGITILAKNTAVTYKGKQINIIDTPGHADFGGEVERGLRLVDGVILLVDAAEGPLPQTRFVLSKALGMGLKTVLVINKIDRQDARAKEVLDQVYSLYIDLGADDKQLEMPVLYTIARQGQASTQLEVPGKTLEPLFSAILDHIPPPPQSDQTVPQLLVANLDYDDYVGRLAVGRILSGKLTPNMPVAVVREGGKIEKGKIVKLYGFQGLKRTEIADAGPGEIVSIAGIEDISIGDTISDPEKPVALPRITVEEPTMMMIFRVNDGPLAGKEGKYVTSRQLRERLYRESYRNVAIRVEDTATPDAFRVVGRGELQLAVIIETMRREGYELTASNPEPITKTIDGQVHEPMELLVCDVPENSVGTVTERLGPRKGRMADMVQLGSGRTRLQFRIPARGLIGFRSEFLTITRGEGIMSSQFDGYEPWFGYIPKRSNGAMVSDRLGETVPYALFSIQERGALFVGAGVTVYEGMIIGEHAHPSELNVNCCREKKLTNIRAAGRDENVILTPPREMGLEKALEWIADDELVEVTPKSVRLRKKALAVGERYRAERDRKREEREEA; encoded by the coding sequence ATGATCGCTCGCGAAAACATCCGTAACGTCGCCATCGTCGCCCACGTTGACCATGGCAAGACCACCCTCGTCGACCACATGCTCCGCCAGGCGGGCATCTTCCGCACCAACGAGGCCGTCGTTGAACGCGTGATGGACTCGAACGACCTCGAGCGCGAGAAGGGCATCACCATCCTCGCGAAGAACACGGCCGTCACCTACAAGGGCAAGCAGATCAACATCATCGACACGCCGGGCCACGCGGACTTCGGCGGCGAGGTGGAGCGCGGCCTGCGCCTGGTGGATGGCGTCATCCTGCTGGTGGACGCCGCCGAGGGCCCCCTGCCCCAGACACGCTTCGTGCTCAGCAAGGCGCTGGGCATGGGCCTGAAGACGGTGCTGGTCATCAACAAGATCGACCGCCAGGACGCCCGCGCCAAGGAAGTGCTGGATCAGGTGTACTCGCTCTACATCGACCTGGGCGCGGACGATAAGCAGCTCGAGATGCCGGTGCTCTACACCATCGCGCGTCAGGGCCAGGCGTCGACGCAGCTCGAGGTGCCCGGCAAGACGCTGGAGCCGCTCTTCTCGGCCATCCTGGACCACATCCCTCCCCCGCCCCAGAGTGACCAGACCGTGCCCCAGCTGCTGGTGGCCAACCTGGACTACGACGACTACGTGGGCCGCCTCGCGGTGGGCCGCATCCTGTCGGGCAAGCTCACCCCGAACATGCCGGTGGCGGTGGTACGTGAGGGCGGCAAGATCGAGAAGGGGAAGATCGTCAAGCTGTACGGCTTCCAGGGCCTGAAGCGCACCGAGATCGCCGACGCGGGCCCGGGAGAGATCGTCTCCATCGCGGGCATCGAGGACATCTCCATCGGAGACACCATCTCCGATCCGGAGAAGCCGGTGGCCCTGCCGCGCATCACCGTGGAAGAGCCCACGATGATGATGATCTTCCGGGTGAACGACGGGCCGCTGGCGGGCAAGGAGGGCAAGTACGTCACCTCGCGCCAGCTGCGCGAGCGCCTGTACCGCGAGTCCTACCGCAACGTGGCCATCCGCGTGGAGGACACGGCGACGCCGGATGCCTTCCGGGTGGTGGGCCGTGGAGAACTCCAGCTGGCCGTCATCATCGAGACGATGCGCCGCGAGGGCTACGAGCTGACGGCCTCCAACCCGGAGCCGATCACGAAGACGATCGACGGCCAGGTGCACGAGCCGATGGAGCTGCTGGTGTGCGACGTGCCCGAGAACAGCGTGGGCACCGTCACCGAGCGGCTGGGGCCTCGCAAGGGCCGCATGGCGGACATGGTGCAGCTGGGCTCGGGCCGCACGCGGCTCCAGTTCCGCATTCCGGCGCGCGGGCTGATCGGCTTCCGCTCGGAGTTCCTCACCATTACCCGTGGTGAGGGCATCATGAGCAGCCAGTTCGACGGCTACGAGCCGTGGTTCGGCTACATCCCCAAGCGCAGCAACGGGGCGATGGTGTCCGACCGCCTGGGCGAGACGGTGCCCTACGCGCTGTTCAGCATCCAGGAGCGCGGCGCGCTGTTCGTGGGCGCGGGCGTGACGGTGTACGAGGGGATGATCATCGGCGAGCACGCCCACCCCTCCGAGCTGAACGTCAACTGCTGCCGCGAGAAGAAGCTGACGAACATCCGCGCCGCGGGCCGCGACGAGAACGTCATCCTCACCCCGCCGCGAGAGATGGGGCTGGAGAAGGCGCTGGAGTGGATCGCCGACGACGAGTTGGTGGAGGTGACGCCCAAGTCGGTGCGCCTGCGCAAGAAGGCGCTCGCGGTGGGCGAGCGCTACCGCGCCGAGCGTGACCGCAAGCGCGAGGAGCGCGAAGAGGCGTAG